The BD1-7 clade bacterium region GTTTTGCCGCTGAATCGCAATCCACTCACAAATCGTTGTTCGACGTTTACGGTGCCCGCGGGTATTAACGGTCAATTGATAAACAATCGACTCGCGCATCGAAACCGGCAGCCACAAGGCCATCAGCAACCGTTGTAATGCCAACGGCCGCATTCGATGGTATATAGGGTTGTACTTACCGTGGCTGGTATTAATCACCACCGCCGATGCTACCTCATCAGCAATCGCCGAATCATCGTGCACCAGCCAGTTTAATGTCAGCATGCCACCCAACGACAGGGCAATAACATAGTAAGGCGGCTGTAGCCCCTGCTCACGCAATTGCTCGCGTAGATCGCTGACTGCATCATCTGCGGTCAGCGGGCTTCGCTCCTGGTGCCGCCGGCCATTGCCGGCCAAGTCGACACAAACAACCCGATCCCCAGGGAGTTGTTCCTGAAGGTGATGGGCAAATTCTCCCCAATGACGACTGCCTCGAGCAAGTCCACGCAAAAGCACAATATTACGACTCATCTTG contains the following coding sequences:
- the menH_2 gene encoding 2-succinyl-6-hydroxy-2,4-cyclohexadiene-1-carboxylate synthase, whose product is MLLRGLARGSRHWGEFAHHLQEQLPGDRVVCVDLAGNGRRHQERSPLTADDAVSDLREQLREQGLQPPYYVIALSLGGMLTLNWLVHDDSAIADEVASAVVINTSHGKYNPIYHRMRPLALQRLLMALWLPVSMRESIVYQLTVNTRGHRKRRTTICEWIAIQRQNPVSVQNFYRQIKLAGSFSKPLKIEPRRCLLLASTQDHLVNPNCSQTLAGRFGLSVGYHSKAGHDMTFDDPDWVAKRALQHFFGGDAAGQ